Proteins co-encoded in one Sinobacterium norvegicum genomic window:
- a CDS encoding PadR family transcriptional regulator: protein MKLQLNTTDYAILGLLQRRPWSAYELTQYMRESSIKAIWPRAESRLYESPKKLTAMLLAEATKNKVGKRTRTVYRITVAGQAALDEWLAEPGKPLTIEHEAMLKLVFGDINEAAQQQSMLDNIGQQVEQHIEQLQHAYRGLLAHQSHPQDSSPVPSQRVAQNLLVNRYIEELLAGQKKWLSFAKDFDRQWHQCDTEEQKKALISAQYQASLGLDKS from the coding sequence ATGAAACTACAATTGAATACCACTGATTACGCTATATTGGGCCTGCTTCAGCGCCGGCCTTGGTCTGCCTATGAGTTGACACAGTACATGCGTGAGAGCTCGATCAAGGCGATATGGCCGCGGGCCGAGAGCCGTCTTTATGAGAGCCCGAAGAAGCTGACGGCGATGCTGTTGGCCGAGGCGACGAAGAATAAAGTAGGCAAGCGCACGCGGACGGTCTATCGCATTACCGTGGCGGGACAGGCGGCGTTGGATGAGTGGTTGGCTGAGCCCGGCAAGCCGCTGACCATCGAGCATGAGGCCATGTTGAAATTGGTCTTTGGTGATATTAACGAGGCGGCGCAACAGCAGTCGATGCTGGATAATATTGGTCAGCAGGTTGAGCAACATATCGAGCAACTGCAGCACGCCTATCGGGGGCTGTTAGCCCATCAGAGTCACCCGCAGGACTCGTCACCGGTGCCGAGCCAGCGGGTGGCACAGAATCTGTTAGTTAATCGCTACATTGAAGAGTTGTTAGCAGGGCAGAAGAAGTGGCTGAGTTTTGCTAAGGATTTTGATCGACAGTGGCATCAATGTGATACTGAAGAACAAAAAAAGGCGCTGATTTCTGCCCAGTACCAAGCCTCACTGGGCTTGGATAAATCGTGA
- a CDS encoding LLM class flavin-dependent oxidoreductase gives MTIKLSVLDQSLAQSPDSAAQALQETLAMAQWCEQLGYHRFWVSEHHAFPSVAGSAPEVLIAALGAATEHIRLGSGGIMLPHYSPYKMAEVFSLLANLYPGRIDLGVGRAPGADMSTAMALAANRRPNFEQFPRQVAELCDYLWRPVSEPIVSPKPTADQPVWMLGSSIDSALLAAERGLPYNLAAFINPQAAPDIVAYYRQRFQANTQPDYRTEQLQAPYAILTISVFCADTEARARLLQLTHDINLFRFFTGQSTGAFLTPEQAEHYEISQQLAAFIASRDDSRAVGTPQQVRQRVATLAKRFDVDEIMAVTNMYYLDDRKRSFELLKQAFV, from the coding sequence ATGACTATAAAACTCTCTGTTCTCGATCAATCCCTGGCGCAATCCCCCGACAGTGCCGCACAAGCGTTACAGGAAACCTTGGCGATGGCGCAGTGGTGCGAGCAGCTGGGTTATCATCGCTTTTGGGTCTCTGAGCATCATGCCTTTCCCTCGGTGGCTGGCAGTGCGCCGGAGGTGCTGATCGCCGCCCTCGGTGCCGCCACTGAGCATATTCGTTTGGGCTCGGGCGGTATTATGCTGCCCCATTACAGCCCCTATAAAATGGCCGAGGTTTTCTCGCTGTTAGCCAACCTCTATCCCGGGCGTATTGATCTCGGCGTGGGGCGGGCGCCGGGGGCGGATATGTCGACGGCAATGGCATTGGCGGCGAATAGGCGACCGAACTTCGAACAGTTCCCACGGCAGGTGGCAGAACTCTGCGACTACCTATGGCGGCCTGTCAGCGAGCCGATAGTCAGCCCGAAGCCGACGGCCGACCAGCCGGTGTGGATGTTAGGTTCGAGCATCGATAGCGCCTTGTTGGCTGCCGAGAGAGGCCTGCCCTATAATTTGGCCGCCTTTATTAATCCACAGGCGGCGCCGGATATCGTTGCCTATTACCGACAGCGTTTTCAGGCCAATACACAGCCGGATTACCGTACTGAACAACTGCAGGCACCTTATGCCATTCTAACAATCAGTGTATTCTGTGCCGATACCGAGGCCAGGGCGCGACTGCTGCAGCTGACCCATGACATCAATCTGTTCCGCTTTTTCACCGGCCAGTCGACCGGCGCCTTTCTCACCCCGGAGCAGGCAGAGCACTACGAGATCAGCCAGCAGTTAGCGGCCTTTATTGCCAGTCGTGATGACAGTCGTGCCGTCGGCACGCCCCAGCAGGTGAGACAGCGTGTCGCCACATTAGCCAAGCGTTTTGATGTCGATGAGATTATGGCGGTGACTAATATGTATTATCTGGACGATAGAAAACGCTCTTTTGAACTGCTCAAACAGGCCTTTGTATAA
- a CDS encoding acyl-CoA thioesterase, translated as MQKPQRDITLRFLAEPQDVNFGGKVHGGAVMKWIDLAAYACAAGWSGRYCVTAYAGGIRFVAPIHVGNLVEVEAKVIYTGSSSMHIALEVCASDPKSLNKRLTTHCIVIMVAVDESGEKVQVPKWQPETEKDIKQHDTAIKLMDMRKIISEEMEIFTD; from the coding sequence ATGCAAAAGCCCCAGCGCGATATTACCCTGCGATTTTTAGCCGAACCCCAAGACGTCAATTTTGGTGGCAAGGTACACGGCGGCGCCGTGATGAAATGGATCGACTTAGCCGCCTACGCCTGCGCCGCTGGCTGGAGCGGCCGCTATTGCGTCACAGCCTATGCTGGCGGCATCCGCTTTGTCGCCCCGATACATGTCGGCAACCTGGTCGAAGTCGAAGCCAAGGTCATTTATACCGGCTCGTCATCCATGCATATTGCCCTGGAAGTCTGCGCCAGCGACCCGAAGTCACTGAACAAGCGCCTGACCACCCACTGTATTGTCATCATGGTCGCCGTCGATGAAAGCGGCGAAAAAGTACAGGTACCCAAGTGGCAACCCGAGACCGAAAAAGACATCAAACAACACGATACCGCAATTAAACTGATGGACATGCGCAAGATCATCAGCGAAGAAATGGAAATATTTACCGACTAA
- a CDS encoding ion transporter produces MLAKVSGLQQILKRIDNSRLFQGFVIFVILVSALTIGAHTYHLPPWMEYSLSWLDLAITVFFAGELTIRYLASDGFKRFFTNGWNIFDTVIVIGSLVPAGGSAILLARLLRIFRVLRLVSMVPELRMLVNALLKAIPRMGYIALLMFVIFYIYGAVGSMLFADINTFLWGDVSVAMLTLFRVSTFESWTSIMYETMAVYPLSWLYYLSFIFLTAFVFLNMMVGAVLDVMTQETAKMRSEEQDDEQSTAATAEDVAELKAQLGELKQLLIEQRSMPPTEPGDMHEKIL; encoded by the coding sequence GTGCTGGCGAAAGTTTCTGGCCTACAGCAAATACTTAAACGAATCGATAACAGCAGGCTGTTTCAAGGCTTTGTTATCTTTGTCATTCTGGTCTCGGCGCTGACCATCGGCGCCCATACCTACCACCTTCCCCCCTGGATGGAGTACAGTCTATCGTGGCTGGACTTAGCGATTACCGTGTTCTTTGCCGGAGAACTGACCATTCGCTATTTAGCCAGCGATGGCTTTAAGCGCTTTTTTACTAACGGCTGGAACATCTTCGACACCGTTATCGTCATCGGCAGCCTCGTCCCCGCCGGCGGCTCGGCTATCTTACTGGCGAGGTTACTGCGTATATTCCGCGTATTACGACTGGTCTCGATGGTGCCCGAGCTGCGTATGCTGGTCAACGCCCTGCTGAAAGCAATCCCAAGAATGGGTTATATCGCGCTGTTAATGTTCGTTATTTTTTATATTTACGGCGCCGTTGGCAGCATGCTGTTTGCCGATATCAATACGTTCTTGTGGGGCGATGTGTCGGTGGCAATGCTGACGCTGTTCCGGGTCTCGACCTTCGAATCCTGGACCTCGATTATGTACGAGACCATGGCCGTCTACCCACTCAGCTGGCTCTATTATCTCAGTTTTATCTTCCTCACTGCCTTTGTCTTCCTCAATATGATGGTTGGCGCGGTATTGGATGTGATGACCCAGGAGACCGCCAAGATGCGCAGCGAAGAGCAGGATGACGAACAATCCACCGCAGCCACGGCAGAGGATGTGGCCGAACTGAAGGCACAGCTCGGCGAACTGAAACAACTGCTGATTGAGCAGCGGTCAATGCCGCCGACAGAACCGGGCGACATGCACGAGAAGATACTGTAA
- a CDS encoding aldehyde dehydrogenase family protein encodes MTTIKSINPSNGSLVGEVAVTSAAELADIVEKAHRARKQWWQTSLQDRAQCFKNAAPVLIENAEKIGRLISAEMGRPEQQAIGEATMVATALATKVDAVVEALTPHCIEDEQTSTTFHYDPLGVCAAITPWNFPVNMVQWMVLPALMAGNPVIVKPSEHTPLCTQLYLQTLQQFFPQDVLQIVQGGKEQGRMLVNSDVQLIAFTGSRRAGQQILSDAAKDFKRIILELGGKDPLLVLADADIAAAASFAAQNSYYNSGQVCVSSERMYVHESVAAEFERLLIEATADVTVVAGDLQQSTMGPMVADFQRQHVLDQLNTAKAQGAEVLYGEDQHPPGYVMPTVLRVKDTMDIMQEETFGPISCVRHYSDIDEVLEVINASDYGLSAVIFGTDIAAATEVAKAIETGMVGINKGCGGAQGSPWVGAKESGYGYHGGVAGDRQFAQVKIISTPK; translated from the coding sequence ATGACAACAATAAAATCAATCAATCCCAGTAATGGCAGCCTTGTCGGAGAAGTCGCCGTCACCTCCGCCGCCGAGCTTGCCGACATTGTTGAGAAAGCGCATCGAGCGAGAAAACAGTGGTGGCAAACATCGCTGCAAGACCGCGCTCAATGCTTTAAAAACGCCGCCCCTGTACTGATCGAAAACGCCGAAAAAATAGGCCGTTTAATCAGTGCCGAAATGGGTCGACCAGAACAGCAGGCTATTGGTGAGGCGACCATGGTCGCCACAGCGCTGGCCACTAAAGTCGATGCCGTGGTAGAGGCGTTAACCCCTCACTGTATCGAAGATGAGCAGACATCGACCACGTTTCACTACGACCCCCTCGGAGTCTGCGCCGCCATCACGCCGTGGAATTTCCCCGTTAATATGGTGCAGTGGATGGTGTTGCCGGCGTTGATGGCCGGTAACCCGGTTATTGTTAAGCCCTCCGAGCACACACCACTGTGTACCCAATTATATTTGCAGACGCTGCAGCAGTTCTTCCCGCAGGATGTACTGCAAATTGTTCAAGGCGGTAAGGAACAGGGCAGAATGCTGGTTAACAGCGATGTCCAGTTGATCGCTTTTACCGGCTCCCGTCGTGCCGGCCAGCAGATCTTGAGCGATGCGGCCAAAGACTTTAAGCGTATTATACTCGAGCTTGGTGGCAAGGACCCGCTGCTGGTCTTGGCCGATGCAGATATCGCGGCGGCGGCCAGCTTTGCCGCTCAGAACAGCTATTACAACAGTGGCCAGGTCTGTGTCTCGTCAGAGCGGATGTATGTCCATGAATCCGTGGCGGCGGAGTTTGAGCGTTTATTAATTGAGGCGACAGCCGATGTGACTGTGGTTGCCGGGGATTTGCAGCAGTCGACCATGGGGCCGATGGTGGCTGATTTTCAGCGCCAGCATGTGTTAGACCAATTGAACACAGCCAAAGCGCAGGGCGCCGAGGTATTGTACGGTGAAGATCAGCATCCGCCGGGCTATGTCATGCCAACGGTGTTAAGAGTCAAAGACACCATGGATATTATGCAGGAAGAGACCTTTGGTCCGATTTCCTGTGTCCGTCATTATAGCGACATTGATGAAGTGTTAGAGGTCATCAATGCCTCCGATTACGGCCTCAGTGCGGTGATTTTTGGTACCGATATTGCCGCCGCCACAGAGGTGGCAAAAGCGATAGAAACCGGCATGGTCGGTATCAACAAGGGGTGTGGCGGCGCCCAGGGTTCACCCTGGGTTGGCGCCAAGGAAAGTGGCTATGGTTATCACGGCGGTGTCGCCGGTGATCGACAATTTGCCCAGGTGAAGATTATTTCTACCCCCAAGTAA
- a CDS encoding MBL fold metallo-hydrolase yields the protein MPAILYGEIVDINPYVRRITAPNPGPLTGLGTNTYIVGDQHVAVIDPGPIEQGHADQLYQLLTAEGRTISHIIATHTHPDHSPAAVRLAELSGAVVIGKPADDQQFQDALFEADVELYEHWQLTTDEFDLQAIYTPGHVSNHYCLLEKNSGLLMAGDHLMNGSTVVIVPPSGDMYDYVASLQKLKNYDIDCIAPAHGDLMPEPTTVIDQVVAHRLGRELKVINGLRVGGRQSMEVLVTRVYDDVDASMHSMAVFSLHAHLLKLQREGLVDEIAAEWLITET from the coding sequence ATGCCTGCGATACTCTACGGCGAAATCGTCGATATTAACCCCTATGTGCGACGCATTACCGCCCCCAACCCCGGTCCACTGACCGGCTTGGGCACCAATACCTATATTGTCGGTGACCAGCATGTCGCCGTTATCGACCCCGGCCCGATAGAGCAGGGGCACGCCGATCAGCTTTATCAGCTGCTGACGGCGGAGGGGCGAACCATCAGTCATATTATCGCCACCCATACTCACCCCGATCACTCGCCGGCGGCCGTGCGCTTGGCAGAGCTGAGTGGTGCTGTTGTCATTGGTAAGCCGGCGGATGATCAGCAGTTTCAGGATGCGTTATTTGAGGCCGATGTCGAATTGTACGAGCATTGGCAGCTGACCACCGACGAATTTGATTTGCAGGCAATTTACACCCCAGGCCATGTCAGCAACCACTATTGTTTGCTGGAGAAAAACAGCGGCCTGCTAATGGCCGGTGACCACTTGATGAACGGCTCCACAGTTGTTATTGTGCCGCCCTCCGGGGATATGTACGACTATGTCGCCTCCCTGCAGAAACTTAAAAATTACGATATTGACTGTATCGCGCCGGCTCACGGTGATCTGATGCCGGAGCCGACAACGGTTATCGATCAGGTGGTGGCGCACCGGCTCGGTCGGGAGCTCAAGGTGATCAACGGTCTGCGTGTTGGCGGTCGTCAGTCGATGGAGGTGTTGGTTACCCGGGTCTATGACGATGTCGATGCCAGTATGCATTCAATGGCGGTGTTCTCCCTGCACGCCCACCTGTTAAAATTGCAGCGGGAGGGCTTGGTCGACGAGATTGCGGCTGAATGGTTGATTACCGAGACATGA
- a CDS encoding DUF4253 domain-containing protein gives MHFLVLIALFLVIIYFFKTLGVFGQQEELAKPQPDSKAQAMQVLDALAFGQCPARGFFTRGEQQSDDGISVEMSYQSALQAMPLIRQQLPSGLVAMIGKRQFNRSDVAEVVVAPVADQFEFLQLMQTRSDEPQRDSSELVAVLMQWHQRYGLALYRVDVEGVSFRLLRQPEDSAALARQLADFCPGAVAPGCGSLEDLQQAVVEGDVSLWWD, from the coding sequence ATGCATTTTCTAGTATTGATTGCGCTGTTTCTAGTCATTATTTATTTTTTTAAAACACTGGGGGTTTTTGGTCAGCAGGAAGAGCTGGCAAAGCCGCAACCCGACTCCAAGGCGCAGGCGATGCAGGTACTCGATGCGCTGGCATTTGGTCAGTGTCCCGCGCGGGGTTTCTTCACCCGTGGTGAACAGCAATCCGATGACGGCATCTCTGTTGAGATGTCCTATCAATCGGCATTGCAGGCGATGCCGTTAATCCGCCAGCAGCTGCCAAGCGGCTTGGTGGCCATGATTGGTAAGCGTCAGTTTAATCGCAGCGATGTTGCCGAGGTTGTGGTGGCACCGGTGGCCGACCAATTTGAATTTTTGCAACTGATGCAGACCCGGTCGGACGAGCCTCAGCGCGATAGTAGCGAGCTGGTAGCAGTGTTAATGCAGTGGCACCAACGCTATGGCCTGGCACTGTACCGGGTCGATGTTGAAGGCGTCAGCTTCCGTCTGCTCCGCCAGCCGGAGGACAGTGCGGCACTGGCCAGACAGTTGGCTGACTTCTGCCCTGGGGCTGTGGCGCCTGGTTGCGGCTCACTGGAAGATTTGCAGCAGGCTGTGGTCGAGGGTGATGTCAGCCTGTGGTGGGACTAA
- a CDS encoding lysophospholipid acyltransferase family protein yields the protein MSTALAKLLSKLPLPLLYLLFAPVAFFSLYYLSRYRRKVVANNIAQAMPELTAKQQDKLARDYYWHMANLVCEVIKTDSMSKQQYQQRVNFTNPEVLLAARETGRHVIILSQHQGNWEWLLAGCAACMENPVDVVYKELHDSAFDEFMRSARERMGNTPISHKVLFKELGKRKEPWVLAMLADQAPQRKTNKWWGTFFNRETPFQMGIELLSRRSKAVIVFASSQRVSRGYYDCTFTQLAEPPYKKDDHRILEAYASNMESAIRAQPETWLWSNNRWRYGKSDDPTLVEQPASKRPPETDNSGA from the coding sequence ATGTCTACAGCCCTTGCCAAACTACTGTCTAAATTGCCGCTGCCGCTGCTGTATTTACTGTTCGCCCCAGTCGCCTTTTTTTCGCTCTATTACCTGTCCCGCTACCGCCGCAAGGTGGTCGCTAATAATATTGCCCAGGCGATGCCAGAGCTGACAGCCAAACAGCAAGACAAGCTGGCGCGCGACTATTACTGGCATATGGCCAACCTGGTCTGTGAGGTGATCAAAACCGACAGCATGAGCAAGCAGCAGTATCAGCAACGGGTGAATTTTACCAACCCTGAAGTACTGTTAGCGGCCAGGGAAACCGGCCGTCACGTGATTATTCTGAGCCAGCATCAGGGCAACTGGGAATGGTTGCTGGCTGGCTGTGCTGCCTGCATGGAAAACCCCGTCGACGTTGTCTATAAAGAGCTACACGATTCAGCGTTTGATGAATTTATGCGCAGCGCCCGCGAGCGCATGGGCAATACACCGATTTCACACAAGGTGTTGTTTAAGGAACTCGGCAAACGAAAAGAACCCTGGGTGCTGGCCATGCTTGCCGACCAAGCGCCACAGCGAAAGACCAACAAGTGGTGGGGCACATTCTTTAACCGTGAGACACCGTTTCAAATGGGTATCGAGTTGCTGTCTCGCCGCAGCAAGGCGGTGATTGTGTTTGCCTCATCACAGCGTGTCAGTCGTGGTTATTATGATTGCACGTTTACCCAGTTGGCCGAACCACCGTATAAGAAAGACGATCACCGTATCCTCGAGGCGTATGCCAGTAATATGGAATCTGCGATCAGAGCGCAGCCAGAGACGTGGTTGTGGAGTAATAACCGCTGGCGCTACGGCAAGAGTGACGACCCGACACTGGTTGAGCAACCAGCGAGCAAGCGTCCGCCTGAGACGGATAACAGCGGTGCATAG
- a CDS encoding penicillin acylase family protein, which produces MLTAIRKPLPILIASLSLLLTACDNDNNNDTAMATITEGSKIAFDAKLYRTEGGVPHIVADDWGSIGYGTGYAAAQDHFCQQSRNILKFRGELAKYFGADDDADSENGNGNLDSDFFFKLLAAEGIYDADIDPEFDTLFTGYAAGFNRYIRDIGLNNITDQACAGAEWVIPMTADDVKKFHLTPAFLPNFASFILPAKPPESVAKVTKKSPQHPPKKDLSHAEASELLAMINSSYNPTDKGSNGVAIGKDLTEDNAGLLFANPHLDWLNFDFRMYAMHQIIPGVSNMLGANQAQRAHVGFGTNGSVAWTNTVSTSTAYMFYKLDLVPGNPMAYTFDGEEKTINKIDVTAEVLGEDSASHSFYKAGDNYMVGGRFPWMDGFGVSLRIANEGARGFQGGAMAMAQSTTVEELKTAVNSYQSTPGINTIAADSSGNTLYGDLGPVINFTEQQVTDCALYGGAMYAGNSSACVWNTDSDSTDQGLMGASKQPALIRSDYVTNSNDSFWLANPNAPIGEDYVSLHGNNSSERTLRTRSGLAMIQQQIDGAGTFDQQGFLDTMLSNQHYAGQILRDDVVALCQAAGSVDIDINDSDEVVELVTVDLTEACTVLTDWDLTANLDSQGSHLFREFLRAANSSYRHLPDSFSYAVPYDNSDPVNTPRGLDTEPANNAAVLTALGTAVKAITDAGIALDAKLGDIQSITRNDQRIALPGGEEFEGVFNKMGYDTISTEGYPDVTGSSASWVMVTKLTPEATTVKGVTAYSQSSDNTSEHYADMTKQFAVGELIDIPYTEADVIDQATSTLALTEGAEECQDNGWENFAVFADENECINYFVAVDENRTGEFSN; this is translated from the coding sequence ATGCTAACCGCTATCAGAAAACCGCTGCCCATCTTGATCGCCTCGCTGTCGCTGCTGCTTACCGCCTGCGATAACGACAACAATAACGATACCGCTATGGCGACTATCACCGAGGGCAGCAAGATTGCCTTTGACGCCAAGCTATACCGTACCGAGGGCGGCGTGCCGCATATTGTTGCCGATGACTGGGGCAGTATTGGCTACGGCACCGGTTACGCCGCCGCCCAGGATCACTTCTGTCAGCAATCGCGCAATATCTTGAAATTCCGCGGCGAGTTGGCCAAATATTTTGGCGCCGACGATGACGCCGACAGCGAGAATGGTAACGGCAATCTCGACTCAGATTTCTTCTTTAAATTGCTCGCTGCCGAGGGCATTTACGACGCCGACATAGACCCAGAATTTGATACCCTATTCACCGGCTATGCGGCGGGGTTTAATCGTTACATCCGCGATATTGGCCTCAACAACATCACCGACCAGGCCTGCGCCGGCGCTGAGTGGGTCATCCCGATGACCGCCGATGACGTGAAGAAATTCCACTTAACACCGGCATTTCTCCCAAACTTTGCCAGTTTCATCCTGCCGGCAAAACCACCGGAGTCGGTGGCAAAGGTCACCAAGAAATCACCGCAGCACCCCCCCAAAAAAGATCTTTCCCATGCCGAAGCCAGTGAATTACTGGCCATGATTAACAGCAGCTACAACCCCACCGACAAGGGCAGTAACGGCGTCGCCATCGGCAAAGATTTGACCGAGGATAATGCCGGATTGTTGTTTGCCAACCCACATTTAGACTGGTTAAACTTCGATTTCCGCATGTATGCCATGCACCAAATCATTCCCGGTGTCAGCAATATGCTCGGCGCCAACCAGGCCCAGCGTGCCCATGTCGGCTTCGGCACCAATGGCAGTGTCGCCTGGACTAATACCGTGTCCACCTCCACCGCCTATATGTTTTACAAACTCGACTTGGTGCCAGGCAACCCGATGGCCTATACCTTCGACGGTGAAGAGAAAACCATCAACAAAATCGACGTCACCGCCGAGGTGCTGGGTGAGGACAGCGCCAGCCATAGCTTCTATAAGGCCGGCGATAACTATATGGTTGGCGGCCGATTCCCCTGGATGGATGGCTTCGGTGTCAGCCTGCGTATTGCCAACGAGGGCGCCCGCGGTTTCCAAGGTGGCGCCATGGCCATGGCACAGTCGACCACGGTCGAAGAGCTTAAAACCGCAGTCAACAGCTATCAATCGACGCCGGGTATCAATACCATTGCCGCCGACAGCAGCGGTAACACACTGTACGGCGATCTCGGCCCGGTGATCAACTTTACCGAGCAACAGGTCACAGACTGCGCCCTGTACGGCGGCGCAATGTATGCCGGTAACAGCTCTGCCTGCGTGTGGAATACCGACAGCGATTCCACCGACCAGGGTTTGATGGGGGCCAGCAAGCAGCCGGCGCTGATCCGCAGCGACTATGTCACCAACTCCAACGACAGCTTCTGGCTGGCCAACCCCAACGCCCCCATCGGCGAGGACTATGTCAGTCTGCACGGCAACAATAGCTCTGAGCGTACTCTGCGGACCCGCAGTGGCCTGGCCATGATTCAGCAACAAATTGATGGCGCCGGCACCTTCGACCAGCAGGGTTTTCTCGACACCATGCTAAGTAACCAACACTATGCCGGCCAGATACTGCGCGATGATGTGGTCGCCCTGTGTCAGGCCGCCGGCAGTGTCGATATCGACATCAATGACAGCGACGAGGTGGTCGAGCTGGTCACCGTCGACCTGACCGAGGCCTGTACGGTATTAACTGACTGGGATCTGACCGCCAACCTCGACAGCCAGGGCAGCCATCTATTCCGCGAGTTCCTACGTGCCGCCAACAGCAGTTATCGTCACCTGCCCGATAGCTTCAGCTATGCCGTGCCCTACGATAACAGTGACCCGGTTAACACGCCTCGCGGCCTGGACACCGAGCCTGCCAATAACGCCGCCGTGTTGACTGCCCTGGGCACCGCCGTCAAGGCCATTACCGATGCCGGTATTGCTCTCGATGCCAAACTCGGGGATATCCAATCGATTACCCGTAATGATCAGCGTATCGCCCTGCCCGGCGGTGAAGAGTTCGAGGGAGTATTTAACAAAATGGGTTACGATACCATCAGCACCGAGGGTTACCCCGACGTCACCGGCTCCTCTGCCAGCTGGGTAATGGTGACCAAGCTAACGCCAGAGGCGACCACCGTCAAAGGTGTCACCGCCTACTCGCAGTCCTCCGACAATACCTCTGAACACTATGCCGATATGACCAAACAGTTTGCCGTCGGTGAGCTGATTGACATTCCCTATACCGAGGCCGACGTTATCGACCAGGCAACCTCTACCCTGGCGCTGACCGAAGGCGCTGAAGAGTGTCAGGACAACGGCTGGGAAAATTTCGCGGTCTTCGCCGATGAAAACGAATGCATCAACTATTTCGTTGCCGTCGATGAAAACCGCACCGGTGAGTTCAGCAACTAA
- a CDS encoding LysE family translocator — protein sequence MSFEVWLLYVAAIFFVILIPGPLSLFMVTNSINYGIGKTVPAFLGGVLASTTLIIASALGLGAIIVASDSVFTALKIAGALYLIYLGVGSWRDSAAEQDSELDMSTDARRATAKYMFTRAFTLGASNPKDILFFIAFLPQFIDPAQAILGQLSVIVATWFVVDFICKLLYGSTSTLIKPYLTTGKNKARFDRFTGVLFIAAGLSAALL from the coding sequence ATGTCGTTTGAAGTCTGGTTGTTATATGTGGCCGCCATCTTTTTTGTTATTTTGATACCCGGGCCGTTGTCGTTATTCATGGTCACCAACTCGATCAATTACGGTATCGGCAAAACGGTGCCGGCTTTTCTCGGTGGTGTGTTGGCCTCGACAACGTTGATCATCGCCTCGGCGTTGGGGCTGGGGGCGATTATTGTTGCCTCCGATAGCGTTTTTACCGCGCTGAAAATTGCCGGTGCCCTGTATCTTATTTATCTCGGTGTCGGCAGTTGGCGTGACAGTGCGGCAGAGCAGGACAGCGAGCTGGATATGTCCACCGATGCGCGACGTGCCACGGCCAAATATATGTTTACCCGCGCCTTTACTCTGGGTGCCAGTAACCCGAAAGATATCTTGTTTTTTATCGCCTTTTTGCCGCAGTTTATCGACCCAGCGCAGGCGATTTTGGGGCAGTTATCGGTCATCGTCGCCACGTGGTTTGTGGTCGACTTTATCTGTAAATTGCTCTATGGCTCAACCTCGACGTTAATCAAGCCCTATCTCACCACCGGCAAGAACAAGGCGCGATTTGATCGCTTTACCGGTGTGTTATTTATTGCCGCCGGCCTATCGGCGGCGCTGTTGTAG
- a CDS encoding MarR family winged helix-turn-helix transcriptional regulator: MSDWITDMGGLALGSRFRRLSDAMSGEVNKVYKRRDIELNSRHFPVLSLLHKQGKAGLSVTEMAEQLKITHVSVSQTVKQLEKQGYCARKAHKNDERILKIYLTSKANKLLKDELLSVWQVIKDVTEERLAVIEGDFWQGLAVAEENLSRYSLAEEILNRLQAK, encoded by the coding sequence ATGAGCGATTGGATTACCGATATGGGCGGGCTGGCCTTGGGCAGCCGCTTTCGACGACTGAGCGATGCCATGAGTGGCGAAGTGAACAAGGTCTACAAACGACGAGATATTGAACTCAACTCCCGGCACTTCCCCGTCTTATCACTGCTGCACAAACAGGGTAAGGCCGGGCTATCAGTGACCGAAATGGCCGAGCAGCTAAAAATCACCCATGTCTCGGTCAGTCAGACCGTAAAGCAGCTAGAAAAACAAGGCTATTGTGCCCGTAAGGCGCACAAAAACGACGAGCGGATTCTCAAAATCTACCTGACCAGCAAGGCCAACAAGCTATTGAAAGACGAGCTGCTGTCTGTCTGGCAGGTGATTAAAGATGTGACCGAGGAGCGCTTGGCCGTTATCGAAGGCGATTTTTGGCAGGGCCTGGCTGTCGCCGAGGAAAACCTCAGTCGCTATTCGCTGGCGGAAGAAATTCTCAACCGGCTACAAGCGAAGTAG